In Mustela nigripes isolate SB6536 chromosome 12, MUSNIG.SB6536, whole genome shotgun sequence, one DNA window encodes the following:
- the STC2 gene encoding stanniocalcin-2 → MCAERLGQFVTLALVLATFDPARGTDATNPPEGPQDRGSQQKGRLSLQNTAEIQHCLVNAGDVGCGVFECFENNSCEIRGLHGICMTFLHNAGKFDAQGKSFIKDALKCKAHALRHRFGCISRKCPAIKEMVFQLQRECYLKHDLCSAAQENTRVMVEMIHFKDLLLHEPYVDLVNLLLTCGEEVKEAVTHSVQAQCEQNWGGLCSILSFCTSAIQRPPTVSPERQLQADRAKLSRAHLGEAGHPLSEPSSRETGRGARGERGSKSHPNAHAQGRAASHGGQGTSGSSEWEEEQSEYSDIRR, encoded by the exons ATGTGTGCCGAGCGGCTGGGCCAGTTCGTGACCCTGGCTTTGGTATTGGCCACCTTCGACCCGGCGCGGGGGACCGACGCCACCAACCCGCCGGAGGGTCCCCAAGACAGGGGCTCCCAGCAGAAAGGCCGCCTGTCCCTGCAGAACACAG CGGAAATTCAACACTGTTTGGTCAACGCTGGCGATGTGGGGTGTGGTGTGTTTGAATGTTTCGAGAACAACTCTTGTGAGATTCGAGGCTTACATGGGATTTGCATGACTTTTCTGCACAACGCTGGAAAATTTGATGCCCAG GGTAAGTCATTCATCAAAGATGCCTTGAAGTGTAAGGCCCACGCTCTGCGGCACAGGTTCGGCTGCATAAGCCGGAAGTGCCCCGCCATTAAGGAAATGGTGTTCCAGTTACAGCGGGAATGCTACCTCAAACACGACCTGTGCTCTGCTGCCCAGGAGAACACACGGGTGATGGTGGAGATGATTCACTTCAAGGACTTACTGCTGCATGA ACCATACGTGGACCTGGTGAACCTGCTGCTGACGTGTGGAGAAGAGGTGAAGGAGGCCGTCACCCACAGCGTCCAGGCCCAGTGCGAGCAGAACTGGGGAGGCCTGTGCTCCATCTTGAGCTTCTGTACCTCGGCCATCCAGAGGCCCCCCACGGTGTCCCCTGAGCGCCAGCTCCAGGCAGACAGAGCCAAGCTCTCCAGGGCTCACCTCGGGGAGGCAGGTCACCCCCTCTCAGAGCCCAGTAGTCGGGAGACTGGCCGAGGTGCCAGGGGAGAGCGAGGTAGCAAAAGCCATCCAAACGCCCATGCCCAGGGCCGAGCCGCCAGCCACGGGGGCCAGGGAACTTCTGGAAGCAGCGAGTGGGAGGAGGAACAATCTGAGTATTCCGATATCCGGAGGTGA